One Thunnus thynnus chromosome 21, fThuThy2.1, whole genome shotgun sequence DNA segment encodes these proteins:
- the LOC137172978 gene encoding coiled-coil domain-containing protein 106-like, translating to MSSVWQQEPSGYSPCIEIDSSSVRTKDRFGSPARLKQEQDDLHIIKWENFQTGASADAVQDNTPSSAMSAASHVESLPPRVLLTITKLQCMLENKQERIAALERQVEDLMQDRKFLRSQIENLTSNRSMHTFASPSPVSEAPKPSKVQHSENKSRKRERASSSSSASSDSGSEASDSSEVSAASSEHRRKKHHKDKKRSKKGKDYSRKRATGVQYVIHRYKQVLSAFIKKKSMSEAFRHLGIDRNTIANTASIAELHLAGKDMVPLVGMFRQGEETLVSYAQRCTLVIDSDAELSRRIDHMKANGELLPISGKRPRVLHSHIPQLGGPAESILIG from the exons ATGTCGTCCGTGTGGCAGCAGGAGCCATCAGGTTATTCCCCCTGCATAGAGATTGACTCCAGCTCCGTGAGGACCAAGGACAGGTTCGGCTCTCCGGCCAGGCTGAAGCAGGAGCAGGACGACCTCCACATCATTAAGTGGGAGAATTTTCAAACAGGAGCCTCGGCAGATGCTGTTCAGGACAACACACCCAGCAGTGCCATGTCAG CGGCCTCACATGTAGAGAGCCTGCCCCCAAGAGTCCTGCTGACCATCACCAAGCTGCAGTGTATGCTGGAGAACAAACAGGAGCGCATCGCTGCACTggagagacaggtggaggaTCTAATGCAGGACCGCAAGTTCCTACGGAGCCAGATTGAGAACCTCACAAGCAATCGCTCCATGCATACCTTTGCATCACCAAGTCCAGTGAGTGAAG CCCCCAAACCCAGCAAAGTGCAGCACTCAGAAAACAAATCTcggaagagagaaagagcttcTTCCAGTTCCTCGGCCAGCAGCGACAGTGGCTCCGAAGCGTCTGACTCATCTGAAGTGTCAGCGGCCTCAAGTGAACACAGAAGGAAGAAACAccacaaagacaagaaaagatCAAAGAAAGGGAAAGACTACAGTAGAAAGAGAG CCACCGGTGTCCAGTACGTCATCCACCGCTACAAACAAGTCCTGTCAGCCTTCATCAAGAAGAAAAGCATGAGTGAAGCCTTCCGCCATCTCGGAATCGACCGGAACACCATCGCCAACACAGCTTCGATCGCCGAGCTCCACCTGGCTGGCAAAGACATGGTCCCCTTAGTGGGCATGTTCCGTCAAGGAGAAGAGACTCTGGTCAGCTACGCCCAAAGGTGCACCTTGGTCATTGACAGCGATGCTGAACTGTCCAGGAGAATAGACCACATGAAAGCTAACGGCGAGCTGCTGCCCATCTCAGGGAAAAGGCCGAGGGTGTTGCATTCTCACATCCCGCAGCTGGGGGGACCTGCAGAGAGCATTTTAATAGGTTGA